From a single Nicotiana tabacum cultivar K326 chromosome 8, ASM71507v2, whole genome shotgun sequence genomic region:
- the LOC107780796 gene encoding receptor homology region, transmembrane domain- and RING domain-containing protein 2-like: MVSFWVFLFFSFVSLMASGALGSVILIGKNLTLSFEDIEASFAPSPKGSGKCGILYVAEPLDACSTLTNKIEPINNFTKDPFVLIIRGGCSFEDKVRKAQAAGFKAAIIYDNKYGVIIPMAGTSTGVKILALFVSKASGETLAKYAGDTDMEVWITPSLENSAWSIMATSFISLLAISAVLGMCFFVRRHHIRRERPQASRVREFHGISRRLVKAMPSLIFASVVEDNSTSVTCAICLDDYNVGDKLRVLPCRHKFHTKCVDAWLTSWRTFCPVCKRDARTSTGEPPASESTPLLSSSLLSGSSMSSLRSSLASSAVIHIGTGVSRSPSVSRSQSISSSHNQHSLWSYHQSPHFAISRSSLDLQNASSQRSRVPYLISSNSLGYPSLSPLNSRHTSACIPSPSNPSSSYIGSTSQHHNPLHHSESITSLSPFASANSLPGCES; encoded by the exons ATGGTGAGTTTTTGGGTTTTTTTGTTCTTTAGTTTTGTGTCTTTAATGGCTTCTGGAGCTCTTGGAAGTGTAATTTTGATTGGTAAAAACCTTACTTTGTCTTTTGAAGACATTGAAGCTAGTTTTG CTCCCTCACCAAAGGGTTCAGGCAAATGTGGAATATTGTATGTGGCAGAGCCTTTGGATGCATGCTCAACCTTGACTAACAAGATTGAACCTATTAATAACTTCACAAAAGATCCATTTGTGCTGATAATTAGGGGTGGATGTAGCTTTGAGGATAAAGTCAGAAAAGCACAAGCTGCAGGTTTTAAAGCAGCCATTATCTATGACAATAAATATGGTGTTATCATTCCAA TGGCAGGAACCTCTACTGGTGTGAAGATACTCGCACTGTTCGTTTCAAAAGCTTCTGGAGAAACACTCGCAAAGTATGCTGGTGACACTGATATGGAAGTATGGATAACCCCAAGCTTGGAAAACTCAGCTTGGTCAATCATGGCTACATCGTTCATTTCATTACTTGCTATATCAGCCGTGCTTGGGATGTGTTTCTTTGTTCGCCGACATCATATACGAAGAGAGCGGCCCCAAGCCTCTCGCGTTCGTGAGTTTCATGGGATTAGTAGACGTTTGGTGAAAGCTATGCCAAGTTTGATATTTGCATCAGTTGTTGAAGATAATTCTACATCAGTAACATGTGCTATATGCCTCGACGATTATAATGTGGGAGATAAGCTTAGAGTTCTTCCATGCCGGCACA AATTTCATACCAAGTGTGTTGATGCTTGGCTGACATCATGGAGAACCTTTTGCCCTGTTTGCAAACGGGATGCAAGGACTAGCACTGGCGAACCACCAGCATCTGAATCTACACCATTGCTTTCTTCGAGCCTGCTATCTGGATCTTCAATGTCATCTCTAAGGTCATCATTAGCATCATCAGCAGTAATACATATAGGCACAGGAGTATCTCGATCGCCTTCCGTTTCTCGTTCCCAATCAATCTCTAGCTCTCATAACCAGCACTCTCTTTGGTCCTACCACCAGTCACCTCATTTTGCTATAAGCCGAAGTTCACTCGACCTTCAAAATGCATCTTCGCAAAGATCTCGTGTACCTTACTTAATTTCATCTAACTCATTGGGTTATCCTTCTCTATCACCTCTTAATTCAAGACACACGTCTGCATGCATTCCTAGTCCTAGCAATCCCTCTTCGAGCTATATTGGATCAACCAGTCAGCATCATAACCCACTGCACCACAGTGAATCAATTACAAGCCTTTCACCATTTGCATCAGCTAACTCTCTTCCTGGGTGCGAGTCATGA